In one window of Haloimpatiens sp. FM7315 DNA:
- a CDS encoding transglutaminase family protein, which produces MNIYSSGSEKDAVATIKNLLPSQASEFEITRTFKQGKLKYDTDISKTTGNYSEFKDYNKYTKSDDKIESDNSLIVNKAREIVGSETNPYLKAKKIYSFVNTYMNYDYSEGNKGALNALKTSKGVCEDYSDLMVALCRASGVPARIVTGFWVKELPSGSAYNSLEGENHAWVEFYLPEYGWIVAEPTVMYYYNGTKTVNLEYFGKLNSIGHFIEGYNASKFAYSISANSSKGEPRVDVKYDVYIRQLD; this is translated from the coding sequence ATGAACATATATAGTAGCGGCAGTGAGAAAGATGCAGTAGCTACTATAAAAAATCTACTTCCTTCACAAGCTTCCGAATTTGAAATAACAAGAACTTTTAAACAGGGAAAGTTAAAATACGATACTGATATTTCTAAAACTACTGGAAACTACAGTGAATTTAAAGATTATAATAAGTATACGAAAAGTGATGATAAAATTGAAAGTGATAATTCCTTAATTGTAAATAAAGCAAGGGAAATTGTAGGCAGTGAAACGAATCCATATTTAAAAGCAAAAAAGATATACTCTTTTGTAAATACTTATATGAACTATGATTATTCAGAGGGAAATAAGGGAGCTTTAAATGCACTAAAAACCAGTAAAGGGGTTTGTGAGGATTATTCCGATTTGATGGTAGCATTATGTAGAGCTTCAGGAGTTCCTGCAAGAATTGTAACGGGATTTTGGGTAAAAGAATTACCTAGTGGTAGCGCTTATAACAGTTTAGAAGGAGAAAACCATGCCTGGGTTGAATTCTACTTACCAGAATACGGATGGATAGTAGCAGAACCTACAGTAATGTATTACTATAATGGAACGAAGACAGTTAACTTAGAATATTTTGGGAAACTAAATAGTATTGGACATTTTATAGAAGGATATAATGCATCAAAATTTGCCTATTCAATTTCCGCTAATAGCTCAAAAGGAGAGCCTAGAGTAGATGTAAAATACGATGTTTATATAAGACAGTTAGATTAA
- a CDS encoding M42 family metallopeptidase, whose amino-acid sequence MLLEKLCNAVGPSGYEGQVREIIKNEIKEYVDEIKVDNMGNIIAHKKGNGTKVVVDAHMDEVGFIITGYNEDGTLRFAALGGINPKIIPSKVVLIGDEKLPGVIGLKPIHLQSKEERTKAVAYKDCCIDIGSNSKEESRKLVKLGEYAIFDTKFSEFGEGLIKGKAFDDRMGCAVLIEILKENYNCDFYGVFNVQEEVGERGAYVSAYNIQPDIGIALEGTICADMEGVPKHLRATEIGKGPAISIMDHTSIFNNEITDAIEKIAEEKEIPHQRRRAIAGGNDAGAIYTVGNGAKVATVSVPCRYIHSSISVASLRDYKNTVKLMREYLKTF is encoded by the coding sequence ATGCTTTTAGAAAAGTTATGTAACGCTGTAGGCCCTTCAGGATACGAGGGACAAGTAAGAGAAATTATTAAAAATGAGATAAAAGAATATGTAGATGAAATAAAAGTTGATAATATGGGAAATATTATTGCTCATAAAAAAGGAAATGGAACTAAGGTTGTAGTAGATGCCCATATGGATGAGGTAGGCTTTATAATTACTGGATACAATGAGGATGGAACCTTAAGGTTTGCAGCTCTTGGTGGGATAAATCCTAAAATAATACCTTCAAAGGTAGTGCTTATAGGGGATGAAAAACTTCCAGGAGTCATAGGATTAAAGCCTATACATCTTCAAAGTAAAGAGGAAAGAACTAAGGCAGTAGCCTATAAAGATTGCTGCATAGATATTGGCTCAAACTCTAAAGAAGAATCAAGAAAGCTAGTTAAACTTGGAGAGTATGCTATATTTGATACTAAGTTTTCTGAGTTTGGAGAAGGCCTTATTAAAGGAAAAGCTTTTGATGATAGAATGGGATGTGCAGTGCTTATAGAAATTTTAAAAGAAAACTATAACTGCGATTTTTATGGGGTTTTTAATGTGCAAGAAGAGGTTGGAGAAAGAGGAGCCTATGTGTCAGCCTATAATATTCAGCCAGATATAGGAATTGCCTTAGAAGGAACTATTTGTGCAGATATGGAAGGAGTTCCAAAGCACTTACGTGCAACAGAAATAGGAAAAGGTCCAGCTATTTCTATTATGGATCATACAAGTATCTTTAATAATGAAATTACAGATGCTATTGAAAAGATAGCAGAAGAAAAAGAAATACCACATCAAAGAAGGAGAGCAATAGCTGGCGGAAATGATGCAGGAGCTATTTACACTGTAGGAAATGGAGCCAAAGTTGCAACAGTATCAGTACCTTGTAGGTATATACATTCATCTATATCTGTAGCTAGCTTAAGGGATTATAAAAATACAGTAAAACTCATGAGGGAATATTTAAAAACTTTTTAG
- a CDS encoding CPBP family intramembrane glutamic endopeptidase gives MNKQYRYILISSIVGCILLYYIEQILKVDYLTKTIMKIVIFTLIPYIYIKIYKKSNLKLSLKSKEVKKNNIKIGVILGSICFVIILLTYFILKDAINLQGILEELQNKSKVTAVNFIFVAIYITFGNSFLEEFFFRGFIFLNFYEMKHKKLAYIFSSLLFSIYHIAIFKTWFDVKLIMLSLFGLISVGIVFDYIDTKSKNFLNSWIVHILADASIMLIGMRMFKIL, from the coding sequence ATGAATAAACAATATAGATACATACTCATAAGTTCTATAGTAGGGTGCATTCTTCTTTATTATATTGAACAGATATTAAAAGTAGATTACTTAACTAAAACTATTATGAAAATAGTTATATTTACATTAATACCTTACATTTATATTAAAATCTATAAAAAGTCAAATCTAAAGCTATCCTTAAAGAGCAAAGAGGTAAAGAAAAATAACATTAAAATAGGGGTTATTCTTGGAAGTATATGCTTTGTTATAATTTTACTCACCTATTTTATATTGAAAGATGCTATTAATTTACAAGGGATTTTAGAGGAGCTACAAAACAAATCTAAGGTAACTGCTGTTAATTTTATATTTGTAGCAATTTACATAACTTTTGGAAATTCATTTTTAGAAGAATTCTTTTTTAGAGGTTTTATATTTTTAAACTTCTATGAGATGAAGCATAAGAAATTAGCTTATATATTTTCATCCTTACTTTTTTCTATATACCACATTGCTATATTTAAAACTTGGTTTGATGTGAAATTAATAATGCTATCCTTATTTGGACTTATTTCTGTGGGAATTGTATTTGATTATATAGATACAAAATCCAAGAATTTTTTAAATTCCTGGATAGTACATATTTTAGCAGATGCAAGTATAATGCTAATTGGTATGAGGATGTTTAAGATATTATAA
- a CDS encoding biotin--[acetyl-CoA-carboxylase] ligase encodes MKEKILHILKNSSEEFVSGESISKELGVTRAAIWKYIKQIREEGYEIESVSRKGYRIVNSPDRLTAEEVGEGLKTKYMGRNIMYFETIDSTNIKAKKLAAEGVLEGTVVIAEEQTEGKGRLGRSWISPKNKGIWMSLILRPDINPMKVSMITEVAAAAAVKAIEDMGVKAYIKWPNDIVVENKKLCGILTEMTGEVDKVNYVILGMGINANLDLEDFQSELRDEATSIKIETGKNIVRKELVAKLLNYFENFYESFVIKGDIEKSLEICREKSILLGKEIQVIGRNEVKKARALDIDNEGRLVVRFDDEKEEAIFSGEVSIRGMYGYVE; translated from the coding sequence ATGAAAGAAAAAATACTACACATTTTAAAGAATTCCAGTGAAGAATTTGTATCCGGTGAGAGCATAAGTAAAGAGCTTGGAGTAACTCGTGCAGCTATATGGAAATACATAAAGCAAATTAGGGAAGAAGGCTATGAAATAGAATCTGTTTCTAGAAAAGGCTACAGAATTGTAAATTCTCCTGATAGACTTACAGCGGAAGAAGTAGGAGAAGGGCTAAAGACAAAGTACATGGGAAGAAATATAATGTATTTTGAAACTATAGATTCTACAAACATAAAGGCAAAAAAGTTGGCGGCAGAAGGTGTACTAGAGGGAACAGTAGTTATAGCAGAAGAGCAAACTGAAGGTAAGGGAAGGCTAGGGAGAAGCTGGATTTCACCTAAAAATAAAGGTATATGGATGTCTTTAATTTTAAGGCCGGATATAAACCCTATGAAGGTTTCCATGATAACTGAGGTAGCAGCTGCAGCTGCAGTAAAGGCTATAGAAGATATGGGAGTAAAGGCCTATATAAAATGGCCTAATGATATTGTTGTAGAAAATAAAAAACTATGTGGAATTCTAACTGAAATGACTGGAGAAGTAGATAAAGTTAATTATGTTATTTTAGGTATGGGCATAAATGCAAACCTAGATTTAGAGGATTTTCAAAGTGAGCTTAGAGATGAGGCTACATCAATTAAGATAGAAACAGGAAAAAACATTGTAAGAAAAGAGCTAGTAGCAAAGTTATTAAATTATTTTGAGAATTTCTATGAAAGTTTTGTAATAAAGGGAGATATAGAGAAATCTCTAGAAATATGTAGGGAAAAGTCCATTTTATTAGGAAAAGAAATTCAGGTTATAGGAAGAAATGAAGTTAAAAAAGCAAGAGCTTTAGATATAGATAATGAGGGAAGACTAGTTGTTAGGTTTGATGATGAAAAAGAAGAGGCAATTTTTTCAGGTGAAGTTTCTATTAGGGGAATGTATGGATATGTAGAATAA
- a CDS encoding M42 family metallopeptidase, with protein sequence MNNFLNKLVSAFGVGGKEEAVKELIKTQLKDIKCEIKEDKLGNLIVKMGQGKEKVMVCTHMDVAGFMTTFVEDNGFIRVGSVGSVDYKNSLGRMVTFQNGAKGRLCAAKENPEERDLYIDILSNTREEALKEVKEGDVASFLGHLFEKNGKIMGSNLHRIGCYVLLEAIKNAKNLSKEYYFVFSTQKELGGRGARAAAYTIEPDYCVVIDSIKADDVVGEDGRVKLSSGPVLSIMDGSLIIDEEVRIRVEEAAIKGKIKLQYGVSRENTDGGRIHKEVGGIRTGVVSIPCRYKYSSNEVMDVKDIEETIKLFNGLL encoded by the coding sequence ATGAATAATTTTTTAAATAAATTAGTAAGCGCTTTTGGCGTAGGCGGAAAAGAAGAAGCAGTAAAAGAGCTTATAAAGACTCAGCTTAAAGATATAAAATGTGAAATAAAAGAAGATAAATTAGGAAATCTAATAGTAAAAATGGGTCAAGGTAAAGAAAAGGTTATGGTTTGTACACACATGGATGTAGCAGGATTTATGACTACTTTTGTAGAAGATAATGGCTTTATAAGAGTAGGCAGCGTAGGTAGTGTAGATTATAAAAATTCTCTAGGAAGAATGGTTACGTTTCAAAATGGAGCTAAGGGAAGACTATGTGCAGCTAAGGAAAATCCAGAAGAAAGAGACCTATATATAGATATTCTTTCAAATACAAGAGAAGAGGCTTTAAAAGAAGTAAAAGAAGGGGACGTAGCATCGTTTTTAGGACATTTATTTGAGAAAAATGGAAAAATAATGGGATCAAATCTACATAGAATTGGATGCTATGTGCTTTTAGAGGCAATAAAAAATGCTAAAAATTTAAGTAAAGAATATTATTTTGTTTTTTCTACTCAGAAGGAGCTTGGTGGAAGAGGAGCAAGAGCTGCTGCTTATACTATAGAACCTGATTATTGTGTAGTTATAGACTCTATAAAGGCAGATGATGTTGTAGGAGAAGATGGAAGAGTTAAACTTTCAAGTGGACCTGTGTTAAGTATAATGGATGGATCTTTAATAATAGATGAAGAAGTTCGAATTAGGGTAGAAGAGGCAGCTATTAAAGGTAAGATTAAGCTTCAGTATGGAGTTTCTAGAGAAAACACAGATGGGGGAAGAATTCACAAAGAAGTTGGAGGCATAAGAACCGGAGTTGTATCTATTCCTTGTAGGTATAAATATTCTTCTAATGAAGTAATGGATGTAAAAGATATAGAAGAAACTATAAAATTATTTAATGGTTTACTTTAA